One Campylobacter concisus DNA segment encodes these proteins:
- a CDS encoding SixA phosphatase family protein, with protein MSKIYFIRHSKAVDENKDGAKDALRELSQKGKEDAKFMANRLKMYDVMPGVIFSSSAKRCEQTAKIIAKTLKFKEEINLIDELYDISFEDLLKFVKNINESLDEIFIITHNPSITEICEYLSDSSIDNIPTSGIFCVEFGCKFSELKEGGTKALFFDHPKKHQR; from the coding sequence GTGAGTAAAATTTATTTCATAAGACATTCAAAAGCGGTTGATGAGAATAAGGATGGAGCAAAAGATGCCTTAAGAGAGCTTAGTCAAAAAGGCAAAGAGGACGCTAAATTTATGGCAAATAGGCTAAAAATGTATGATGTGATGCCAGGAGTCATCTTTTCAAGCAGTGCTAAAAGGTGCGAGCAAACAGCAAAGATTATTGCTAAAACTTTAAAATTTAAAGAAGAGATCAATCTTATAGATGAGCTTTATGATATAAGTTTTGAAGATCTTTTAAAATTTGTTAAAAATATAAATGAGAGTTTGGATGAAATTTTTATCATCACGCACAATCCAAGTATAACTGAAATTTGTGAGTATTTAAGCGATTCGTCAATAGATAATATCCCAACTTCTGGAATATTTTGCGTTGAGTTTGGATGTAAATTTAGTGAGTTGAAAGAGGGCGGCACAAAAGCATTATTTTTTGACCACCCCAAAAAACATCAAAGATAA